A genomic stretch from Tenrec ecaudatus isolate mTenEca1 chromosome X, mTenEca1.hap1, whole genome shotgun sequence includes:
- the LOC142433343 gene encoding LOW QUALITY PROTEIN: sentrin-specific protease 6-like (The sequence of the model RefSeq protein was modified relative to this genomic sequence to represent the inferred CDS: inserted 5 bases in 4 codons; substituted 2 bases at 2 genomic stop codons) — protein MKNIALASSESKRDGCLKNNWSFGHGEANEGDSDKDGADLLSVDEDEDSETSKGTKVNCRFEIVXLMTYVRXNKTESIKTLKGNPLGINMLSDHKXLSEKTQTAPLCSATVVHGRRLQHASARMSLVQAAAQTERNGYPPGAQKVDTAPLRPFLRPHHIAKVLXRQQCYPSCHAHVRRSPLVFPGASRQRPSVSSLKVXSKLWKRKDDHRVCRSGGMNLSKDFHKNCRQATGPSESPGPLSRMSVPRNSAGPKSKNTRATKRRYGPSQGKPPTDMTVNCDDSRQTYVQTSANVILANAKGTKMAKRKERKPSLSHPHDPIDLFSDVEDSDRANRRESVAPQQAASACCSRAPPTGGLEAACNENTRRGGIVAQAKLNTAPLAMKASRRNPLGSLGLKKPPKRRKIVSEETVVHPLSVRCQRSCDRVILKCRCVRVGILLRVLLEPVTFALDFIKIKLEEPEGGQVAITLDTSDVMKCDWCQVRNPPVVFLQTTPAVYGKLSMQLQMHKKEKVWTECKEINKIPTLERYIILSFDTDLDLETNTRFEKILTEIGRKNKVSNFFSKISFVEANTRIVACSKTYPESFKGTVIKKVNIMKTMSFDSKILLQSKQKLQLVGDDKATGQSQAAFTGPVEKLIVYPPPPARGGIAVTSVDLHCLKEGVFLNDIIIDFYLKYLVLEKLKEEEANRIHIFSSFFYPCLTDIKRQLLQEGTNLSTPKKRHLRVKTWTRHVDIFAKDFIFVPLNENAHWFLAIICFPGFEKPQYEPNPHFHKNALVQKTSTVVDRCISSPPANVMASSSQACSAKPVISRILNRKPHMPLFPSKGTPREERDPRCGEHTCNVKGSLEKVSQTASESEASKKGDSVCENVVDKNNSEHGPQGDCLRPSQHAHAVSEIKPNCPHESTFKEQESPCSPERGQWHFEPTMCKQPCILLLDSLRGPSRSHVVKILREYLEEEWEIKKGTKRSFSTDVMMDLSPNVPQQSNLSDCGVYLLQYVESFFENPVLNFALPMDLKNWFPPLRIRAKREEIRNLILKMEAEQXQRENKRVDRLSEETPLGEGTQPDDARISD, from the exons atgaaaaatattg CTTTGGCAAGCTCGGAGTCTAAGAGAGAtggttgtttaa aaaataattggagCTTTGGTCATGGGGAAGCAAATGAAGGAGATTCAGATAAAGATGGGGCAGATCTGCTAAGTGTAGATGAAGATGAGGATTCTGAGACCTCAAAAGGAACAAAGGTGAACTGCCGATTTGAAATTG TCTTGATGACCTATGTAAGATAAAACAAGACTGAAAGTATTAAAACTTTGAAAGGGAACCCACTTGGAATTAACATGTTAAGCGACCATA ACTTGAGTGAAAAGACACAAACTGCACCATTATGTTCGGCAACTGTAGTTCATGGTAGACGTTTGCAACATGCTAGCGCACGGATGTCATTAGTGCAAGCAGCAGCCCAAACAGAAAGGAACGGATACCCACCTGGTGCCCAGAAAGTTGACACTGCTCCTTTAAGGCCTTTCCTTCGACCCCACCATATTGCCAAGGTGCTCTGACGTCAACAATGCTACCCCTCGTGCCACGCCCACGTCAGAAGAAGCCCGCTGGTCTTTCCGGGAGCTTCCCGTCAACGTCCGTCCGTGAGCAGCTTGAAGGT GTCCAAGCTCTGGAAGAGAAAGGACGATCACCGCGTCTGCCGAAGTGGCGGTATGAATCTGTCCAAGGACTTTCACAAGAACTGTAGACAAGCCACAGGTCCGAGTGAATCGCCTGGACCGTTATCCAGGATGTCGGTTCCTCGGAATTCTGCAGGCCCTAAGTCAAAAAATACAAGAGCCACCAAGAGGCGTTATGGCCCCAGCCAGGGTAAGCCCCCCACTGATATGACTGTGAACTGTGATGATAGTAGACAGACATACGTGCAGACTAGTGCGAACGTCATTCTAGCCAATGCGAAAGGAACCAAAatggcaaagaggaaggaaaggaaaCCCAGCCTTTCACATCCACATGATCCAATCGATTTGTTCAGTGATGTTGAGGACAGTGACAGAGCCAACAGAAGAGAGAGCGTAGCTCCTCAACAGGCTGCTTCAGCATGTTGCTCCCGAGCGCCCCCCACCGGGGGTCTGGAAGCAGCCTGCAACGAAAACACACGTAGAGGAGGCATTGTGGCCCAAGCCAAGTTAAATACCGCTCCATTGGCAATGAAAGCTAGCAGGAGAAACCCTTTGGGCAGTTTGGGTCTCAAGAAGCCTCCAAAACGGCGTAAAATTGTTTCTGAAGAAACCGTAGTCCATCCTTTGTCCGTAAGATGCCAGAGATCCTGTGACAGGGTCATTTTAAAGTGTCGATGTGTACGAGTAGGAATACTTCTCCGGGTGTTACTAGAGCCAGTCACTTTTGCTTTGGATTTTATCAAGATAAAGCTAGAAGAACCGGAAGGTGGTCAGGTAGCAATTACCTTAGACACCTCTGATGTAATGAAATGTGACTGGTGTCAAGTCCGAAACCCCCCAGTCGTGTTTCTCCAGACCACACCAGCAGTTTATGGAAAGTTGAGCATGCAGCTGCAAATGCACAAGAAAGAGAAAGTTTGGACTGAGtgtaaagaaataaataagaTACCGACTCTAGAACGATATATCATCTTAAGTTTTGACACTGACCTTGATCTTGAAACAAATACACGATTTGAAAAAATCCTTACTGAAATAGGTAGAAAAAATAAggtttccaattttttttcaaaaatttccTTTGTAGAAGCCAATACCAGAATTGTTGCCTGTAGCAAAACCTATCCCGAAAGCTTCAAAGGAACTGTGATAAAAAAAGTAAACATAATGAAAACTATGTCCTTTGACTCTAAAATACTACTTCAAAGCAAACAGAAACTCCAGTTGGTTGGTGATGACAAGGCAACTGGACAGAGCCAAGCCGCCTTTACTGGTCCTGTAGAAAAACTAATAGTGTACCCACCACCTCCAGCTAGAGGAGGAATCGCTGTTACTAGTGTGGACCTACACTGtctaaaggaaggggtatttctaaatgatattattattgacttttatttgaaatatttggTGCTCGAGAAACTGAAGGAAGAGGAAGCGAACCGAATTCATATATTCAGTTCGTTTTTCTACCCATGCCTGACTGACATTAAAAGACAGCTTTTGCAGGAAGGTACCAATCTATCAACACCAAAAAAGCGACATCTGAGAGTAAAAACCTGGACCCGGCATGTAGATATTTTTGcaaaagattttatttttgtacCCCTTAATGAAAATGCACATTGGTTTCTGGCTATTATTTGTTTCCCTGGCTTTGAGAAACCACAATATGAGCCTAATCCTCATTTCCACAAAAATGCACTCGTCCAAAAAACTTCAACTGTAGTAGACCGTTGTATTTCTTCTCCTCCAGCCAACGTAATGGCCAGTTCTTCACAAGCCTGCTCTGCCAAGCCTGTAATTTCGAGGATTCTAAACAGAAAGCCTCACATGCCTTTATTTCCTTCAAAGGGTACCCCACGGGAAGAAAGGGACCCTCGGTGTGGGGAACATACATGCAACGTAAAAGGTAGTTTGGAAAAAGTAAGCCAGACTGCAAGTGAAAGTGAAGCATCAAAGAAAGGAGATTCCGTGTGCGAGAATGTTGTTGATAAGAATAACAGTGAGCATGGGCCACAAGGGGACTGTTTAAGACCGTCACAACATGCACACGCAGTGAGTGAAATCAAGCCAAACTGTCCTCATGAGTCAACCTTCAAAGAGCAGGAGAGCCCTTGCAGCCCGGAGAGAGGACAGTGGCATTTCGAGCCCACCATGTGTAAGCAGCCTTGCATCTTGCTTCTGGACTCTCTACGAGGCCCTTCCCGCTCACATGTTGTGAAAATTCTTCGAGAATATCTAGAGGAGGAATGGGAAATTAAAAAAGGCACCAAGAGGAGTTTTTCCACAGATGTCATGATGGACCTGAGTCCAAACGTGCCCCAACAAAGCAACCTCAGTGATTGCGGTGTCTATTTGCTGCAGTATGTCGAGAGTTTTTTTGAGAATCCAGTTCTCAATTTTGCACTACCTATGGATTTGAAAAACTGGTTTCCTCCTCTAAGAATACGGGCAAAGAGAGAGGAAATCCGCAACCTAATTCTGAAGATGGAGGCAGAGC TGCAACGGGAGAACAAGCGTGTAGACAGGCTTTCAGAAGAAACGCCTTTAGGTGAAGGAACGCAACCAGATGACGCCAGGATCTCAGACTGA